From the Streptomyces sp. Sge12 genome, the window CGGTGGCCCCGCAGACGGCCTCGAAGTCGGCCGCCGTGCGCGGCTGGGCCGCCTGCTCCGCCGCGTCCCGGCTCACCGAGAACCGGAAGCCCTGGACGGCGCCGTCCGCCGGGCGCGCCAGCGACGGGCCCTGCGTGGCGTAAGTCCACCGGCCGCCCGCCCCGTCCCAGAACGACCAGTAGCGGTAGCCGGCCGCCAGGGCCGGAGCGGCGGCCAGCAGGGCCAGGGCGATCCCGAGGGCGAGGGCCACGGCGGGCAGGCGGCGGCGCATCAGGACTGGTTCTTCTTCCGGCGGCCGCTCAGCAGGATGCCGATGCCGATACCCGCCGCGGCGCCGGCGCCGACGATCCACCAGACGTTCTGGCCGCCGGACGGCTCGTCCTTCTCGCTGTCCACGGTGGTCGCCTCGGTGTCCGCGCCCTGCGGGGCCGGGCCGGTCGCGTTGAGCGCGGCCACCAGGTCGGTGCCGCCGAAGGACTTAGGGTCGGTTCCGGTCGCGTGCGCGGCCAGCACCAGCGTGCCCAGGGCCGCCGGGCTGCCCTTCGACCACTCGGCGGAGTTGGCCTTCAGCCACTCCAGTGCGCCCGCGGCCGACTCCTTGTGCCCGGCGGCGGCCAGGGCGATCACGGCGTCGGCGGTGTTGCCGGTGTCCGGGGCGGGCTGGTCCGCGCCCGGGGTGACGGCCGTGAGGTGGCCGTCCTTCTTGAGGGCCTCGGCCAGGTGGCCGGCGGCGCCCTGGGCGGCGGCCACCGGGTCGGCGGCGTTCGCGGCCGGGCAGGCCAGCGGGGCGGCGGGGGTGTTCTCGGCGGCGGGGACGACGGCCGCACCCTTGCCGAGGCCGGCCAGGACCGCGGCGGCCGTGGCGTCGGCGTTGGCGACGAGCTTGCCGTCGGCCGGCTGGTAGGCGAACGCGCCGCGGTCGGCGGCCGGCTCGGCGGTGCAGCCCAGCTGGAAGGGGAGCAGGCCCTCGTACGCCGACTTGCCCGCCTTCGACCTGACCTCGGCCGGCTTCTCGCCCGCCGCGGCCAGTGCGCTGATCACCACGGCCGTGGAGTTGGCGTCGCTGGGGGAGCCGGGGACGTAGCTCCAGCCGCCGTCCTCGTTCTGGACGGACTTCAGCCAGTCCACGCTCTTCTTGACGGCCGCGTCCTGGCCGCCGAGCGCCTTCAGCGCCTGCACGGCGGCCGCGGTGGCGTTCGTGTCGTACATCGTCTGCGCGTCGCACGGCAGGGCGGCGTTCGGGCGGAAGGAGGCGAAGCCGCCGTTGTCGCACTGCTGGGCGGCCAGCCAGACCATGGCCTTGACGGAGGGCTTGATGCCGACCGTGTGCTGGGCGAGCAGCGCGAACGACTGCCGCCACACGCCGTCGTAGGTGGGGTCGTTCTTGCCGTAGAGACCGGAGGGGATGGCCGGCGGCGCGGAGGGAGAGGCGGGCGGCGCGGTGTCGGCGAGGGCTGCGGGGGCGGCGCCCACGCAGAGCACGGCGGAGGCGGCGAGCGCGGCAGCGCTGCGGCGGACGTTCATGGGGGGGGCGGGTGCCTCTCGTACGGGGGAACCGGCAGCAGGCACGCACAGGCACCGGGCTCCGGCTCCGTTTACCTCGACGGTGCCGGCCGCCGGGGCTCCGGCGGCACGAGCCGTGCACCTTCGGTACGGGGCATTCCGGCTCCCCGCCCGGGCGGTGCCGGGGTGGGTCACGGTTGCGGGTCAGCGCCGGAATTGCACCGGCTTCCCCCCGTACAGAGGTGTGGACGACGGGTTCACTCTACCGGCCCGTAACCGGCGGGCTCCGGGGCGCAGGGGCCGGGCGCCCCTTACAGGGCCCGGTACGTCACCGGGTCGGTGCCCGGCATCGCCTCGGCGTGACCCTGCTTCACCAGTCGGCGCAGATGGGCCTCCGCTTCCGAGACGGCGATATTGCGGGAGCCGTACGGGATCTGCTCCCAGGGCCGGTTCCACTCCATCCGCTCGGCCAGGCCCCACGGGGTCAGCGGCTCGGCCAGCAGTGCGCGGAGCCCGGCGAGGCGTTCCTCGTGGTGGTCGAGGAGCTCCCGTACGCGGGCGGGTGCGTCGGTGAAGGCGTGCTGGTGGGCGGGGAGCACCTCGGCGGGCCCGAGCCGGCCGATGCGTTCGAGGGAGTCGAGGTAGTCGCCGAGGGGGTCGGTGACGCGGGTGTCCTCCGGGGCCTCGTACAGGCCGATGTGCGGGGAGATGCCGGGCAGCAGGTGGTCCCCGGAGAAGAGGCGCCCGTTGCCGGGGAGGTTCGCCGGATGCTGTTCCTCCAGGTGCAGGCAGACGTGGCCGGGGGTGTGGCCGGGGGTCCAGATCGCGCGCAGCCGGCGTCCGGCGAGGGGGAGGAGTTCGGCGGGGACGATCTCCCGGTCGGGGACGGCGGCGCGCAGGCCGGGCAGGGTCCGCATGCGGCCGCTCGCGCGGGCGGCGCGCAGCGGGGCGATGTGCTCCTCGGGGGCTCCGGCGGCGGCGAGCTTGTCGCTCATGTAGTCGAACCACACGCCGGGCTCGGAGGCGCGGGTGCGTACGACGACCTCGGTGTCGGCGGCGTGCATGGCGATCCAGGCGCCGGAGGCCTTGCGGACCTGGCCGGAGAGGCCGTGGTGGTCGGGGTGGTGGTGGGTGATGACGACGCCGTGGACGTCGGCGACGGCGGTGCCGAGTGCGGCGAGGCCGGCGACGAGGGTGTCCCAGGAGGCGGGGTCGTCCCAGCCGGTGTCGATGAGGACCGGGCCGCGGTCGGTGTCGAGGACGTGGACGAGGGTGTGGCCGAGGGGGTTGTCGGGGATGGGGACCTTGATGGCCCATACGCCTCCGCCGTGATCGGTGACCTGTGGCGTGTCCTCGGTGGGCTGTGACGTGCGCTCGGTGACCTGTGGCATGTCCTCGGTGGCCTGTGGGGCTTCCCCGGCGGTGTGTGACGTGCCCTCCGTCATGCGTCCTCCCCTGCTGCCGCCCTCGGATGAGAACG encodes:
- a CDS encoding prenyltransferase/squalene oxidase repeat-containing protein, producing MNVRRSAAALAASAVLCVGAAPAALADTAPPASPSAPPAIPSGLYGKNDPTYDGVWRQSFALLAQHTVGIKPSVKAMVWLAAQQCDNGGFASFRPNAALPCDAQTMYDTNATAAAVQALKALGGQDAAVKKSVDWLKSVQNEDGGWSYVPGSPSDANSTAVVISALAAAGEKPAEVRSKAGKSAYEGLLPFQLGCTAEPAADRGAFAYQPADGKLVANADATAAAVLAGLGKGAAVVPAAENTPAAPLACPAANAADPVAAAQGAAGHLAEALKKDGHLTAVTPGADQPAPDTGNTADAVIALAAAGHKESAAGALEWLKANSAEWSKGSPAALGTLVLAAHATGTDPKSFGGTDLVAALNATGPAPQGADTEATTVDSEKDEPSGGQNVWWIVGAGAAAGIGIGILLSGRRKKNQS
- a CDS encoding MBL fold metallo-hydrolase gives rise to the protein MPQVTERTSQPTEDTPQVTDHGGGVWAIKVPIPDNPLGHTLVHVLDTDRGPVLIDTGWDDPASWDTLVAGLAALGTAVADVHGVVITHHHPDHHGLSGQVRKASGAWIAMHAADTEVVVRTRASEPGVWFDYMSDKLAAAGAPEEHIAPLRAARASGRMRTLPGLRAAVPDREIVPAELLPLAGRRLRAIWTPGHTPGHVCLHLEEQHPANLPGNGRLFSGDHLLPGISPHIGLYEAPEDTRVTDPLGDYLDSLERIGRLGPAEVLPAHQHAFTDAPARVRELLDHHEERLAGLRALLAEPLTPWGLAERMEWNRPWEQIPYGSRNIAVSEAEAHLRRLVKQGHAEAMPGTDPVTYRAL